From the Streptomyces sp. NBC_01216 genome, the window GATGAGGACGTTGGTGACCATCTCGGAGACCATCAGGACCGCCGAGTCGACCTGTTCCTCGTCGGTCCAGTCGTGCAGGAGCTGGCGCAGGTGCTGCCGGGCGGAAGCGATGCGCTGCTGCTCCGCCTGGGGGACGGTCATCATCGTGCGTCTCGGGGCCCGCGATACGGCCGCTCCCCGCCGGGAGAGCAGGAGGAGCGCGATGTCGTCCTCGCGGCGGTCGGCGAGCGGTCCCGTGGTGTGGTGGGAGCCCGGCCCGTGGACGGCCTCCACCAGGCGGTCGGCGAGCTCCTCCAGGGAGTTCCCGTCATGCCCTTCGAGCAGGGCGCGGACCCGCTCCCAGCCCGTGTCGAGGTCGTGTCCGCCGGTCTCCAGAAGCCCGTCGGTGCACATCATCAGGGTCTCGCCGGGCTCCAGCGTGAGCCGGGTGGTCGGGTAGTCGGTGTCGGGGTCGATGCCGAGCGGCAGTCCGCCGGCCGTCGGCCGCAGCAGAACCGTTCCGTCGGCCATGCGGAACGCCGGGTCGGGATGACCGGCACGGGCGATGTCCAGCGTGCCGGAGACCGGGTCGATCTCCATGTACAGGCAGGTCGCGAAGCGCGTTCCGGCGTCCCCGGAGTGCGTGCCGTCGACCTCGCCCGGCCGGGGGGCCGTGCCGCCACGCGGGTACTCCGTCTCGCCGTCGGTGATCCCGTAGAGGAAGCGCGAGGCGCGGGAGAGCACCGCGTCCGGGCGGTGGCCCTCGGCGGCGTAGGCGCGCAGGGCGATGCGCAGCTGCCCCATCAGGCCGGCCGCGCGCACGTCGTGGCCCTGGACGTCGCCGATGACCAGGGCCATGCGCCCGCCGGGCAGGTGGATCATGTCGTACCAGTCGCCGCCGACCTGGAGTCCGCCGCCCGTGGGCACGTAGCGGGCGGCGACGTGCAGGCCGGGCAGGCCGGGACCGAGGACCGGCATCATCGCGCGCTGGAGTCCGAGCGAGAGTTCCCGCTCGGATTCGGCGACACCCGCGCGGGCGAGGGCCTGCGCGAGCATCCGGGCCACGGTGGTGAGGACCGAACGCTCGTCGGGAGTGAAGGGGACCGGGTGTTTGAAGGCGGCCATCCAGGCGCCCATGGTGCGTCCGGCGACGATGAGCGGGAGGTAGGCCCAGGACTGGCGGCCGAAGCGGCGGGCCAGCGGCCAGGTCACCGGGAAGCGCCGCAGGTAGTCCTGCGGCGTGGGCAGGTAGATCGCCCGCCCGGTCCGGGCGACCTCGGCCGCCGGATAGTCGGTGTCCAGCGACATGGAGCTGAAGGGCTCCTCGTCGCCCGCGTGATGTCCGTGGTGCCCGATGATCGTCAGCCGGTCGCCGGCCACCCCGAAGACGGCGAGCCCGTCGGGTGAGAAGCCCGGCATGGAGAGCGAGGCGGCGACCCGCAGCACCTCGGCGGTCGACCGCGCCTCGGCGAGCGCCCGGCCGGCGTCCAGCAGGAACGCCTCGCGCGAGCGGCGCCAGTCGCCCGTGACGGGGGTGCGGGCGGCCGTACCGGGCTGCGGCTCCGCCACCTCCTGGAGGGTGCCCACGAGCTGGTAGCCGTCCCCGTCGACGAACGGCTTGGACCGGCTGCGCACGGTACGGATCACCCGTCCCCGTTCGTCCATGATCCGCAGTCTGGCCTCGGCGAGGGTGCCCTCGACCACCGCCAGGTGGACCACCCCGTCGATCTCGTTCCAGTCGACGGGGTGGAAACGGGAGCGTACGGCCGCCTCGCTGAGCCGGACGGGCCTCGCGGGCAGCCCGAGCAGCCGGGCGGCCTCGGCATCGAGCGTGACGATCCCGGAAGCGTTGTCCCAGCGCCACATGCCGGTCGCGATCGCGGCCAGGACGTCCTCGGTGCGCATTGCCCCACTTTATGAATATCGGACCGCTGGTCGCCACTGAGAGTATTCGAGGGCCGGTCCCGGGCAGCCCGGTACCCTTGACGGGCCTGGAGGTATCCGGGCTTCCCACCGATTCCGAAGACTGGATGAACGACGATGCATCGGTACAGGTCCCACACCTGCGGCGAGCTCCGCGCCTCTGACGTCGGCACCGACGTCCGGCTGAGCGGCTGGCTGCACAATCGGCGCGACCTGGGCGGCATCCTCTTCATCGATCTGCGCGACCACTACGGCATCACCCAGCTCGTCGCCCGGCCGGGCACCGCCGCCGCCGAGACGCTCGACAAGTTGACGAAGGAGACCGTCGTCCGGGTCGACGGCAGGGTCGTCTCGCGTGGCGCCGACAACGTCAACCCGGAGCTGCCGACCGGTGAGGTCGAGATCGAGGCCGCCGGGATCGAGGTGTTGGGCGCGTCGAAGCAGATCCCGTTCACCATCAACGCCGACGACGGCGTGAACGAGGAGCGGCGCCTGGAGTACCGCTTCCTCGACCTGCGCCGCGAGCGCATGCACCGCAACATCATGCTGCGCTCGGCCGTCATCGCCTCCATCCGCTCGAAGATGGTGGCGCTCGGCTTCAACGAGATGGCGACCCCGATCCTCGCCGCGACCTCTCCCGAGGGCGCCCGCGACTTCGTCGTCCCGTCCCGGCTCAACCCGGGCAAGTTCTATGCCCTGCCGCAGGCGCCGCAGCAGTTCAAGCAGCTGCTGATGATCTCCGGCTTCGACCGCTACTTCCAGATCGCGCCCTGCTTCCGCGACGAGGACGCCCGCGCGGACCGTTCGCCGGGCGAGTTCTACCAGCTCGACGTCGAGATGAGCTTCGTCGAGCAGGAGGACGTCTTCCAGCCGATCGAGAAGCTCATGACCGAGATCTTCGAGGAGTTCGGCGGCGGACGGCACGTCACGTCCCCCTTCCCGCGCATCCCGTTCCGCGAGTCGATGCTCAAGTACGGCAACGACAAGCCGGACCTGCGCACCGACCTGGAGCTCGTCGACATCACCGACGTCTTCGCGAACTCCGAGTTCAAGGCGTTCGCCGGGAAGCACGTGCGGGCACTGGCGGTGCCGGACACGGGTGACCAGCCGCGCAAGTTCTTCGACTCCCTGGGCGACTTCGCGGTCTCCCTCGGCGCCAAGGGCCTGGCCTGGGTCCGGGTGGGCGAGAACAACGCCCTCACCGGTCCGATCGCCAAGTTCCTCACCGAGGAGAACGTCAAGGTCCTCGCCGAGCGCCTCGGCCTGGAGCCGGGCCACGCGGTCTTCTTCGGCGCGGGCGAGTTCGACGAGGTCTCCAAGATCATGGGCCCGGTCCGGGTCGAGGCCGCCAAGCGGGCCGGCCGGTTCGACGAGAACGTCTTCCGCTTCGCCTGGATCGTCGACTTCCCGATGTACGAGCGGGACGAGGAGACCGGCAAGATCGACTTCTCCCACAACCCGTTCTCCATGCCGCAGGGCGGCATCGAGGCCCTGGAGACCCAGGACCCGCTGGACGTCCTCGGCTGGCAGTACGACATCGTCTGCAACGGCATCGAGCTGTCCTCGGGCGCCATCCGGAACCACGAGCCCGAGATCATGTTCAAGGCATTCGAGATCGCGGGCTACTCCCGCGAGACCGTCGAGCAGGAGTTCGCGGGCATGCTCCGCGCCTTCGAGTACGGCGCCCCGCCGCACGGCGGCATCGCCCCGGGCGTGGACCGCATCGTGATGCTCCTGGCCGACGAGCCGAACATCCGCGAGACGATCGCCTTCCCGCTCAACGGCAACGCCCAGGACCTGCTGATGGGCGCCCCGACGGAGCTGGACGAGGCCCGCCTGCGCGAGCTGAACATCCAGCTGCGCAAGCCGGTCGCGAAGGAGAAGCCGACCGACGGCCGTCCGGTCACGGACGCGGTCCACCCGGACGCGGCGCGGTAACAGCGCCCTCCCGCCTCACCGAAGGGTCCGGGCAGCCGCCGGTACGTACGGCGCTTCCCGGGCCCTTCGCCGTGCGGGGGAGGGTCGCGGACCGGGGAAACGGGTCGCCCCGTCCTCCGCCCTTGTCCCGTCCCCCGTCCGGTCCCGGACGCCCCGCCACGGGGGCGGGTGCCGTGCCGGTGCGGCAGCCACCGCAGCGACCCGGCTCGGCGGCCCGGAAGGCGCGGTCGCAGACGTCGCAGTTCTGCAGTGGGTGACGGACGGCCGGTGCCGCCTCCGGGGCGCGGAAGGGCGGCAGTGGCGGCAGCCGTACGGCGAGCCGGTGGGCCAGGACCGCGGCCGGACGACGCAGGGGCTCCGCCGGGAGGCCGTCGGTCAGGGCACGGTGGACGTCCTCGGGGGTGAGCTCGCGTTCCAGCCAGGCCGCGACCCCCGGGACGAGGTGCTCGGCATCCGTGGCGGACAGCAGGAGGCGGGGGTCCGCGCGGCGGAGGCCGGAGAGGACCCCGAGGGCGGTCCGGAGGAGATCGGGGGCGGGATAGGCGGGCGTCGGGACGGCGGGGAGCGCGCGGCGCGGTGGAGCGTCTTCGCGGTGGGCGCGGCGCGGTGGCGCTTCCTCGCGGTGGGCGCGGCGCGGTGGCGCTTCCTCACGGTGGGTGGGGCGCGGTGCCGGTGTTGCCTTGGCCGCGGCACCGGCCCGGCCCGGCTGGTTGCAGGAGACCGTGTGGGTGACGAGCCGGCCGCCTTCGGTGCGCTCACGCGTGCGGCGGAGATAGCCGTGGGCCACCAGTTCCCGCAGGGCGGCGGCGATCCGGATCTTGCCCTCGGGGAAACGCGCGGCGAGGGCCCTGATGTCGATGGGGGCGCCGGCGGGCAGGGACTGGATGTGGACGGCCAGGCCGATGGCCAGCAGCGACAGTTCGGCGTGCTGCGCGAGATGGTTGCCGACCACCGTGAAGCACTCGGTGTGACGGGTGTTGTCGTGGATGACCCCGCCGCGACGCGGGTTCGCGCGGACGCGCCGGGAGGGGTGGCTTTCCCCGGAGTTCCGGGACTGGGCGCGCGGGCGCACGCTAATGTTCGTGGTACCCATCGGGAAGGTCCTGCTTCCTCGGTGGTCAGGCCCTCGCCCTGGGATTGCCGTCCCGGCGGGGGCCGACGCATGTCAGCGGTGATGTGGTGTGTCGCGCTGAGCGTAGATCAGGCGACCCCTGACGAAGCCGGCGTATTCGGTGTTCTTCACCCGGGCGAGTGAGTGTGTGCGCCGTGGGCGGGAGGGGTGGGTGGGGATGGTTCCTTGCTCTCGTTCCTTGACCGGAGGGGATCGTCCCCGCCACCGGAGACCCGTGGGCGGGCCTCCGGTGGCGGGGACGATGGGCGCAGGCCGGCAGGTCAGCGGCCCGGCAGATCAGCGGCCCGGCAGGGCGAGTTCGGCCCAGACGGTCTTCCGGGGGACGGGACCGGAGGCGACACCCCAGCGGTCGGCGAACGCCTCGACGAGGAGCAGGCCGCGCCCGGCGGCGGCCTCGGCGGAAGGCTCCCGGAGCCGCGGGAGTTCGTCTCCCCGGGTGTCCGTGACCTCGATCCGGAGGACGTCCGGCCGGACGACGAGCGCGAGGCGGAAGTCCCGCCCGCGGACCCGGCCGTGGGTGGCGGCGTTCGCGGCGAGTTCGGCGACGACGTGCGCGGCGCTCTCGGTGACCCGGTACGGCAGTTCCCGGGCGCGCAGCCACTCGGCGGCGAGCAGGCGGGCGAGTCGCGCCCCGCGCGGAGTGGCCGACAGCAACACCGTGAAGTGCGGGGCGGACGGGGCGAGTCGGGAGGTCATCTGATGGTTCACGGCACCGAGCGTGGCGGCCCGGCGCGCGGGTGAACAGTGACGGCGCCGATGCGTAGAGTGACTGTCCGGGCTTTGTCCACCGCTGTCCGGGCTGTCGGGACTCGGCCGACGGGTAGGGGTGTTCGCGGCACGGAGGAACGGACGGGAGAGGTGCGGGCATGTCGGTGGAGGACGGGGCCGGGGCACGGCGACTCGAGGACGAGCCGGACGAGCCGGGCTGGGAGGTCGACCCGGACGACGACTGGGGCGTGGCCGTCGTCGCCACCGTGGGACGGCAGTTGAGGCTGCGGCGGGAGGCGGTCGGGATGCGCGCCGCCGACTTCGGGGTGGCGGTCGGCTACGGCGAGGACATGGTTTACAAGCTCGAATGCGGGAAGCGCATCCCGCGTCCCGAGTTCCTGGACAGGGCGGACGAGGTCCTGGCCGCGGGCGGCCTGCTCGCGGCCATGAAGGAGGACGTGCGCAAGGTCCGGTACCCGAAGAAGGTACGGGACCTGGCGAAGCTGGAGGCGATGGCGGTGGAGCTCCAGCTCTACGACCCGCTCAACATCCACGGGCTTCTGCAGACACCCGAGTACGCGCGCGGGCTGCTCCTGATGCGGCGCCCCGCGTACACCCAGGACGAGGTGGAGGGGATGGTGGCCGGCCGGATGGCCCGCAAGGCCGTGTTCGCGCGGGACCCGGCCCCCGAACTCGGCTTCGTCGTGGAGGAGTGGACGCTCCGGCGCCCGCTGGGCGGCCGGGCCTCGCTACGCGGCCAGCTCGCACACCTGCTGGAGGTCGCACGGTCGCGGAACGTCGAGCTGCAGGTGATGCCGATGGACCGTGAGGAGCACGCCGGAGTGGACGGCGGTATCGAGGTGCTGAAGTTCGGGGACGGAACGGCGGTCGGGCGATCCCCGGTCGTGGCCAACGGCCGCCCGGTGACCGAGCGGAGACAGCTTCATATCCTGGAGATGCGGTATGGCATCATCCGGGCTCAGGCCCTCACGCCGCGTGAGTCGACCGCCCTCATCGAGCAACTGCTGGGAGAGACATGATTCGCACCCTCTCGACCGGGGACGCCTCCGAACCGGTCTGGTTCAAGAGCAGTTACAGCAGCGGCAGCGAAGGCGACTCCTGCGTCGAGGTCGCCACCACCCCCGGCACCGTGCACGTCCGCGACTCCAAGTGCCTCGACGGTCCCCGGCTCGCGGTCGGGCGGGGTGCGTGGAGCGGCTTCGTCGCCTACGCCTCGGACGCCCACTGACGGGGATGCCCCGCCGCGCGACGGACCGGCGCGCCCTGAGGGCACCCCGGCGGCCGGCGTGGCCGTCTCCGGCGGTCCGGGCCGGCGGGCGCGCCTGACCCGCGTCGGCCGATTCGAACACCTGTCTGGAATGCTGAATGCTTCTGGACTCGATCTTCCGTCCGCATGCCGCATGCGGGAGTCTTCGTGCGTCTCGTCGGATCCCTTGTCAGCGCCGCGAGTGCGGCGGCCCGCGCACTCACCGGCACGGCGGCCCTCGCCCCCGCGGCCCGCGCCGACAGCGTGGCCGGTGTCGACGCTCCGCCCTCGCGGTACGTCAGCCACAAGCTGTGCGGCAACGTCTGCTCGGACACCGACGGGTACGACGACAAGCGCCGCGTCGACACCGTCGTCGGCGAGGCCACCGGCGCGACCTGACGGCGGGCCGTGCAGGACGCGGAGCCCCGGAAGTCCGTCACCGGACTCCGGGGCCCTCGCGTCTTCGGGTGGGATCACGCGGTTGTCTGGGCACACCCAATTTGCCGGTGGTACAACCGATGCACGGTGTTCGCTCGTTATGTCGGGGGTAGCGTGGACCACGAGGAGATCCTCGGGAACGAGGCCGAACAAGCCGCTGCCAAGGAGGCGTTACGCCTCTGGTTACCAAACGCGACCCTGCACCTCATCGAGGTGCCGCAAGGCCGGTCGGGGGCCCATGTGGCCGGGATCGACGTCAGCGGCGACACCGGTGAGTTCGCGGCGGGCGTCTACTTCCTGCGGGTCGGCCCGGACGATCACGGGCAGACCCAGTCGAACGACCGTGCGGCACACGATCTGCTGCGCGCAGCGGACCCGGACTTCGCCCGGGAGCACATTCCCCGCCTCCTGCATATCCACAGCGTGGGCGAGGGAACCGGCCGGCTCGTCGTCACCCTGCACGAGATCGCGGGTGGCGGGCTCCGCCAGTACGTCTCGCCCCGCACCCGCACGACCGGGCTGCGCCGCGCCGCCCGACGCCTGTCCGCCGAAGTGCTCTCCGCCTGGGCGGACCCGAGCGACATCCGGATGATGACCCCGTACGAACTGCTGGTCGACCTCGTCGGGCAGGACCGTGCCGGTGCGTGCCTGGACTCCGCCGAGGCGTTCTTCCCCGGAGGCGGCACGACCGAACGGGGCGGCTACGCCTTCCTCGACCCCCGTGAGATCCTCGGCCAGGGCAAGGCCGGCCCGGTGCCGGTGATGCGCGGCCACTGCCACGGAGACCTCAACACCGGCAACGTCCTCGTCCCCGTCGACGAGCGCGCCGACACGGACACCGGCTACTGGATCGTCGACCTCTCCCGTGCGCGGAAGGGCGCGGCGGGCTTCGACCTCGCGTATCTGGAGGTCAGTGTCCTGGTCAACCTGCTGCCGGACCTCCGGGGCCCCGTACTCGCCCGGTGCCTGGCGAGCGTGGAGGACGTCATCGTCCGGTCCGTACCGGACGACACCGACTGGCTCATGGCCTTCTTCGAGGAGTCCCGTCAGGGCATCCAGGAGTGGATATCCCGGCAGCAAGGGCGGGTGGACCAGCTCGACTCCCAGTTCCTGTTGGTGCGCATGGTCGCCGGGCTGCTCTGGGCACGGCGCTTTCCGCCGAACGATCCGAGCGCCGAGATCTGTCTCGCCTACGCGGGCTGGTACGCGCTGCGCTACCGCCGCGCTCTCGCCGACGACACCTCACCGGAAGGGCGGGCGACCGAGGGCGAAGCCCCGGTGACGCGGGCCGAAGCCGAGGAAGAGCTCTGGCAGTCGCTGTGGGAAGCGGCGTCGGGCTTCTCGCCGCACGCGGCCCGCTACGTCCTGGTCGCCGAACGCATGCCCGACACGCCGTCGGTGGCCGCGCTGGGCCGAATCCCCTGGTCGCTGATCGTGGACCTGGACCCCAGGTCGGACGGCGAGGGCCTGCACCACCACGCCGGCCCGGTGCTGGAGTCCCAGCGGGCGGTCCACCTCTACACCCGCGACCAGCCGCTCGTCGACTACGCGCGAGGGACGGCCTGGATGCTCGCCGTCGGCTCGGTGCTCCGCAACGAACCCCCCGACGACCTCCGGAACTGGGGCTACAAACGCCTGGGCCTCATCCGCCAGTTGACGGCGTCCTTCCGCCAGGCCGCCGGTGACACTCCGGTCTTCGTGGTGATCGTGGAGGGCGAGTCCCGCAGCGCGACCGGCACGGAACGCGAACGGCTGCTGCGGACGGTCGGAGCGATGGACGAGATGCTCCAGGGACGCGCGACCTTCCTGCACATCGGCGGGGCAGGGCTCGCCACCAGTGTCGAGACGACCCTCTTCCCGCTGTCGCTGCCCGCACTTCTCGACCGGCTGACCGACACCCTCGGGCTGGCGCCGGAGCAGGCCGACTACACCGTGCCGGCCCTGGGACACGGCACCGCGGCGATCTCCCCCGAGACCATGCAGAAGCTCCGGGAGCACCTCGTCGTCCTCCACGACGGGATCGAACTCACGGTGGCGCCCTACGGGGACCGCCACAACGACGAGTTCTGGCGCGGGGGCCTGATCAGCTGGGCCGATCTGGACATGGGGCGGGACGTCCGCCGCACGGTGACCGAGTCGCTGGTGTCGGGCCTGCGGGAGAGACTGGAGCAGCACCGCACACGCACCGTGCTGCTGCACCACCGGCCGGGCACCGGCGGCAGCACCGTGGCGCTGCGGGCCGCCTGGGACCTGCACCACGAGTACCCGGTGGCCGTCCTGCCGCACGGGGTGACCGTCGACCGGACC encodes:
- a CDS encoding ATP-binding SpoIIE family protein phosphatase, encoding MRTEDVLAAIATGMWRWDNASGIVTLDAEAARLLGLPARPVRLSEAAVRSRFHPVDWNEIDGVVHLAVVEGTLAEARLRIMDERGRVIRTVRSRSKPFVDGDGYQLVGTLQEVAEPQPGTAARTPVTGDWRRSREAFLLDAGRALAEARSTAEVLRVAASLSMPGFSPDGLAVFGVAGDRLTIIGHHGHHAGDEEPFSSMSLDTDYPAAEVARTGRAIYLPTPQDYLRRFPVTWPLARRFGRQSWAYLPLIVAGRTMGAWMAAFKHPVPFTPDERSVLTTVARMLAQALARAGVAESERELSLGLQRAMMPVLGPGLPGLHVAARYVPTGGGLQVGGDWYDMIHLPGGRMALVIGDVQGHDVRAAGLMGQLRIALRAYAAEGHRPDAVLSRASRFLYGITDGETEYPRGGTAPRPGEVDGTHSGDAGTRFATCLYMEIDPVSGTLDIARAGHPDPAFRMADGTVLLRPTAGGLPLGIDPDTDYPTTRLTLEPGETLMMCTDGLLETGGHDLDTGWERVRALLEGHDGNSLEELADRLVEAVHGPGSHHTTGPLADRREDDIALLLLSRRGAAVSRAPRRTMMTVPQAEQQRIASARQHLRQLLHDWTDEEQVDSAVLMVSEMVTNVLIHTDGDALLVAEVTCADKTRRLRVEVSDGSDELPHKRHPGEMASSGRGLVLMEMLAHAWGVDPRGEGKSIWFELHEPPRAESGPRPEPVG
- the aspS gene encoding aspartate--tRNA ligase, yielding MHRYRSHTCGELRASDVGTDVRLSGWLHNRRDLGGILFIDLRDHYGITQLVARPGTAAAETLDKLTKETVVRVDGRVVSRGADNVNPELPTGEVEIEAAGIEVLGASKQIPFTINADDGVNEERRLEYRFLDLRRERMHRNIMLRSAVIASIRSKMVALGFNEMATPILAATSPEGARDFVVPSRLNPGKFYALPQAPQQFKQLLMISGFDRYFQIAPCFRDEDARADRSPGEFYQLDVEMSFVEQEDVFQPIEKLMTEIFEEFGGGRHVTSPFPRIPFRESMLKYGNDKPDLRTDLELVDITDVFANSEFKAFAGKHVRALAVPDTGDQPRKFFDSLGDFAVSLGAKGLAWVRVGENNALTGPIAKFLTEENVKVLAERLGLEPGHAVFFGAGEFDEVSKIMGPVRVEAAKRAGRFDENVFRFAWIVDFPMYERDEETGKIDFSHNPFSMPQGGIEALETQDPLDVLGWQYDIVCNGIELSSGAIRNHEPEIMFKAFEIAGYSRETVEQEFAGMLRAFEYGAPPHGGIAPGVDRIVMLLADEPNIRETIAFPLNGNAQDLLMGAPTELDEARLRELNIQLRKPVAKEKPTDGRPVTDAVHPDAAR
- a CDS encoding ATP-binding protein is translated as MNHQMTSRLAPSAPHFTVLLSATPRGARLARLLAAEWLRARELPYRVTESAAHVVAELAANAATHGRVRGRDFRLALVVRPDVLRIEVTDTRGDELPRLREPSAEAAAGRGLLLVEAFADRWGVASGPVPRKTVWAELALPGR
- a CDS encoding helix-turn-helix domain-containing protein, with translation MSVEDGAGARRLEDEPDEPGWEVDPDDDWGVAVVATVGRQLRLRREAVGMRAADFGVAVGYGEDMVYKLECGKRIPRPEFLDRADEVLAAGGLLAAMKEDVRKVRYPKKVRDLAKLEAMAVELQLYDPLNIHGLLQTPEYARGLLLMRRPAYTQDEVEGMVAGRMARKAVFARDPAPELGFVVEEWTLRRPLGGRASLRGQLAHLLEVARSRNVELQVMPMDREEHAGVDGGIEVLKFGDGTAVGRSPVVANGRPVTERRQLHILEMRYGIIRAQALTPRESTALIEQLLGET
- a CDS encoding DUF397 domain-containing protein, whose translation is MIRTLSTGDASEPVWFKSSYSSGSEGDSCVEVATTPGTVHVRDSKCLDGPRLAVGRGAWSGFVAYASDAH